The Peribacillus sp. FSL P2-0133 genome has a segment encoding these proteins:
- the tpx gene encoding thiol peroxidase, with product MSLERSSIVTFAGNPVTLIGNEIRVGEKAPNFEVLANDLSKVTLEDSKGKVRLISCVPSLDTGVCDAQTRKFNQLASNLGNDVEVLTISVDLPFAQKRWCGAAGIEQAQTLSDHFKMSFGTAYGTYIKEHRLECRAVFVVDEKDIVQYVEYVPEITEHPNYEAALKAIKSFIKVKK from the coding sequence ATGTCTTTAGAAAGATCAAGTATAGTAACATTTGCTGGTAATCCAGTTACGTTGATTGGGAATGAAATTCGTGTTGGTGAGAAAGCGCCAAATTTTGAAGTATTAGCAAACGATCTCTCAAAAGTTACACTTGAAGATTCAAAAGGGAAAGTCCGCCTTATCTCATGTGTTCCCTCTCTTGATACAGGAGTATGTGACGCACAAACACGGAAATTTAACCAATTAGCTAGCAATCTAGGAAATGATGTAGAAGTGTTAACAATTAGTGTAGATCTTCCATTTGCACAAAAAAGATGGTGTGGAGCAGCAGGAATAGAACAAGCCCAAACCCTTTCAGATCATTTTAAGATGTCATTTGGAACGGCTTATGGGACATATATAAAGGAACATCGTTTAGAATGCCGGGCAGTATTTGTTGTGGATGAAAAAGATATTGTACAGTATGTTGAATACGTTCCGGAAATTACGGAACATCCGAACTATGAAGCAGCTCTAAAAGCAATTAAGTCATTTATAAAAGTTAAAAAGTGA
- a CDS encoding GntR family transcriptional regulator, producing MNSLEIDIYKKIKQAIIQQKLRPNMQLIEKDLAESFGVSRTPVRNVLRRLEYEKLVKIKEHKGTFVSCSTIEEAKEVFEMRRILEGEAVRRACRLYNEEQLQELETLVEEERHIYGSLDFYESLKISGDFHLKIAEIAGNSYFYQYLEDLISLTYVIIAIYGRSKMETCGSHDHLQIFNAIKQRDGDLAERLSLIHLSEIESNLHFNEELQISSSLSDIFL from the coding sequence TTGAATAGTTTAGAAATAGATATCTATAAAAAAATCAAGCAAGCTATTATCCAGCAAAAGCTTCGGCCAAATATGCAACTAATAGAAAAGGATCTTGCTGAATCGTTTGGCGTAAGCCGTACTCCTGTTCGAAATGTCCTGCGCAGATTGGAATATGAAAAATTAGTGAAAATCAAAGAGCATAAAGGTACCTTTGTCTCTTGTTCAACAATTGAAGAAGCAAAAGAAGTATTTGAAATGAGGAGAATCTTAGAAGGGGAAGCAGTTCGAAGAGCATGCAGACTCTATAACGAGGAACAATTACAAGAACTAGAGACTCTAGTTGAAGAAGAACGACATATTTATGGTAGTCTGGATTTTTATGAATCTTTAAAAATATCTGGGGATTTTCATTTAAAAATAGCTGAAATCGCAGGGAATTCGTATTTTTATCAATATCTCGAAGACTTAATTTCCCTAACTTATGTGATTATAGCAATCTATGGAAGAAGTAAAATGGAAACATGTGGTTCTCACGATCATTTGCAAATTTTTAATGCTATTAAGCAAAGGGATGGTGATCTTGCAGAACGCTTATCTCTCATTCATCTTAGTGAAATTGAGTCAAATCTTCATTTTAATGAGGAATTACAGATATCGTCTTCCTTGTCAGATATATTTCTTTAA
- a CDS encoding NCS1 family transporter: MSTNLESYVPQETQIQHDTGVDESLNPKTDEGRTVSPLDYIFMWVGDGVNLGNMTLGASIIVAGIATLNIFQTFAAAIMAIGIISTVFALNDRLGYRTGIPYVVQLRMSFGLKGSIISSLMRGIPAIVWYGFQSWIGGTALNEIAKIITGGAFDNVGICFVVLQLVQIGLSLYGFHAIKWVETLASIVIVLALLYVFGVLLTSYSDVIAEKWVHAEGSWGLPFFALIMMFMGNYAAIFLSAADYSRELKFGISDTKRGFLYFLPILIAYGLTLTIGGMLASATGINNPVKAFAVVVDNSYITLFVSAFIVLGAVAVNMVANIIPPTYVITLLTKMKYKPAVTITGLLAFCSFPWVLVQDSSAKGLGIFILIYSAFLGPIVSILLVEYYILRKQKVNVADLYKEDGPFAGYNPAAVLALLIGAGAACVKVELAWIIGVVVAGIAYLLLMKFAFKDSKFKKGTIFEK; the protein is encoded by the coding sequence ATGTCTACAAATTTAGAAAGTTATGTTCCACAAGAAACGCAGATCCAACATGATACGGGTGTGGATGAATCACTTAATCCGAAAACTGACGAAGGTAGGACGGTAAGTCCGTTAGACTATATTTTCATGTGGGTTGGTGACGGTGTTAATCTAGGTAATATGACGCTTGGAGCTAGTATAATTGTAGCGGGAATCGCTACGTTAAACATCTTTCAGACATTTGCCGCAGCTATCATGGCAATTGGTATCATTTCAACTGTTTTTGCTTTAAATGACAGGCTCGGATACAGAACGGGAATACCATATGTTGTACAGCTTAGAATGTCCTTTGGGCTGAAAGGTTCCATAATATCATCACTGATGCGCGGTATTCCCGCCATCGTTTGGTACGGTTTTCAAAGTTGGATTGGCGGTACTGCCTTAAATGAAATTGCGAAGATCATTACGGGCGGTGCCTTTGATAATGTTGGCATTTGCTTTGTAGTGCTACAGTTGGTGCAAATTGGACTTTCGCTGTATGGATTCCATGCCATTAAATGGGTGGAAACGCTTGCGTCTATTGTTATTGTACTAGCGCTTCTCTATGTATTTGGTGTACTACTAACTTCCTATAGCGATGTTATTGCAGAAAAATGGGTTCATGCAGAAGGATCATGGGGCTTACCTTTCTTTGCATTGATCATGATGTTTATGGGAAATTATGCGGCTATCTTTTTAAGTGCAGCGGACTATTCAAGGGAGCTGAAATTTGGTATTAGCGACACAAAACGCGGGTTTTTGTACTTTCTTCCTATTTTAATAGCGTACGGCTTGACACTTACAATCGGTGGAATGCTTGCTTCCGCAACCGGCATCAACAATCCTGTGAAAGCGTTTGCGGTCGTGGTGGATAACTCTTATATTACACTCTTTGTATCCGCATTTATTGTTTTGGGTGCGGTTGCAGTAAACATGGTTGCCAATATTATTCCGCCAACCTATGTTATTACATTGCTTACAAAAATGAAATATAAACCTGCAGTTACCATAACCGGACTGCTTGCATTTTGCTCATTCCCTTGGGTTCTTGTGCAAGACTCTTCGGCAAAGGGTCTTGGAATCTTCATCCTTATATATTCCGCATTTTTAGGACCGATTGTTTCTATATTATTAGTCGAATATTATATATTAAGAAAGCAAAAGGTAAATGTTGCAGATTTGTATAAGGAAGACGGTCCATTTGCCGGGTATAATCCAGCAGCGGTGCTTGCATTGCTTATCGGCGCCGGTGCAGCCTGTGTGAAAGTGGAGCTGGCATGGATTATCGGCGTTGTTGTGGCAGGTATTGCATATTTGCTTTTGATGAAATTTGCATTTAAAGATTCAAAATTCAAAAAGGGTACTATTTTTGAAAAGTAA